The following coding sequences are from one Ornithodoros turicata isolate Travis chromosome 1, ASM3712646v1, whole genome shotgun sequence window:
- the LOC135383792 gene encoding uncharacterized protein K02A2.6-like has product MLPVTASAIAEETAKDPVFAQLSHHLLEGRSAGEDKPELRAYLHRESELSISHGCILLGMRTVIPPKYRKSILGVLHEGHLGLTKMKMLARSYIWWPGLDNDIAAKVKSCESCASTADDIQPVPLHRWERPEHPWTRLHADFAEYDKKHFLVVIDAHSKWPEVVQVRRQTVTDTLKAPLAGTLRQGTPEQLVTDNGPQFTSADFKSFLELRGIRHILTPPYHPKPNG; this is encoded by the coding sequence ATGCTTCCTGTAACGGCGTCTGCTATCGCAGAAGAGACGGCAAAGGACCCGGTGTTTGCCCAACTCTCCCATCACTTACTAGAAGGTCGTTCTGCTGGGGAAGACAAGCCGGAACTTCGTGCTTACTTACACCGTGAAAGTGAGCTGTCGATTTCTCACGGCTGCATTTTACTGGGAATGCGTACGGTCATTCCACCGAAGTACCGCAAGAGTATCTTGGGTGTGCTGCACGAAGGGCATCTAGGACTCACCAAAATGAAGATGCTCGCTAGATCGTATATTTGGTGGCCTGGATTGGACAACGACATCGCAGCCAAAGTCAAAAGTTGTGAATCTTGTGCCTCAACCGCGGATGACATTCAACCAGTCCCTCTACACCGTTGGGAACGCCCAGAGCATCCTTGGACGAGACTGCATGCCGATTTTGCGGAGTACGACAAGAAACACTTTCTAGTGGTTATAGATGCTCATAGCAAGTGGCCGGAAGTTGTCCAAGTACGCCGTCAGACTGTGACTGATACCTTGAAGGCACCCCTGGCAGGTACCCTGCGGCAGGGTACCCCTGAACAGTTGGTGACCGATAATGGCCCACAGTTCACCAGTGCTGATTTCAAATCCTTCTTGGAGCTACGGGGAATCCGTCACATTCTCACACCACCCTATCACCCCAAGCCCAACGGATAA